The nucleotide window CCTCCACCACTGACAATTGGAAATCGCAACGCCGCCTGCATGCGGGCCGATCGCCACCCTTTGGCATCGGCCCGCATGTCTTTTTTCCCTCAGAGAGCCTCCTTGTTTTCGACACAACAAGTATGATCGTCTATGCGAACAAGTTTTCGACTGGCAAATAGAACCGCCTTGTGCTATGTTGTCTCGACGGTACGGTGAATGTTTGCACTGTTAAAAAAGGGGGGACTCAAATGATAGGTTGTTGTAGGGCAAGGATTTATATGATGGCGGCGTTATCCATCATAATATAATGCTGCTCGCGTTGAGAAAGCCCCGGTGATTATCTGGGAAAACAGCGCTTGCTCGACCATACAAATGCTTGTCGCCGTGGCGCTATGCTATTGACAGAGAGGTGAGAATCATGAAAAGAGCCTTTAGTCTGCCTATTATCGTGATATTTGCGTTGAGCCTCTGCCTTTCAGCCAGTCCGCTCGCCGCGGAGGAGAGGATAACCAACTTCGAAGTCTTTGCCGAGATCGGAGAAGACGCCTCGCTGGTGGTAACGGAACGAATCTCTATCGTAGCAGAGGGGAAAGAGATAAAAAGAGGGATAATCAGGTCCATCCCCACCGACTTCACCGACGGCGAAGGGACGAGGCGCAGGGCGCCGCTAGAGCTGGTCTCCGCCCTACTGGATGGAAACCCCGTGGAGGTACAGGTCAGCAGGGCAGGAGAGCGGATTGAATTCCGCCTTGGAGACCCGGAAAAGCTGCTTCCCCCGGGCGAGCATGTATTTGAAATAAGCTACCGGACGTCGGGGCAGCTGGGGTTTTTCACGGAGCACGACGAGCTCTACTGGAACGTCACCGGCGACGACTGGTCCTTCGTCATAGAACAGGCGTCCTTCAGGGCAAGGCTACCGGGGAGGGAATACGGCGAGGGCTTTTCCTCGGTCGAGTTTTACACCGGAGAGGCCGGTGAGAAAGGGCGGGATGCACGGGCGCTTCCGGACATGACTGTCGAATCTTCGAAACCCTTCGTTCCTGGAACCGGGTTCACCGTGGTCTTCACCTGGCCCAAGGGCATCGTCTCACCTCCCGCGGAACCTGCGCCACCCGTGGAATTGCTCGGCAGAGGCACCGTCATGGCGATCCACCTTGGAATGCCGATTTTGCTGCTGGCGGTCATGTTCATCCTCTGGTGGAAATGGGGCCGGGATCCGGAATCAAGGCCGGCAATTCCGCTGTTCACCCCGCCGGAGGGAGTCGAGGCGGGATTCGCTCGGTATGTACGGACCATGATGATCGACGACAGGTCCTTCGCCGCGATGATCCTGGGAATTGCGGTCAAGGGCGCCCTGACCATCCAGGAGACCGGCTTCATCCCCGGAGAAATTCCAAAGGCCCAGACTCTTCCTGCGGGTGCCGAGTCCGCGCTGAAGCTTCTTTCGAAGCTCGCGGGCAAATCATTCAGACTCCGCCTCGACCGCGACAGGATGAACGATGCCGGATTGACCGACGAGGAGAGAAGGATCACGGAGGACCTCTTCGGTGCCACGCGCACGGAGGTCCACCTTTCCAGCGCGGATGCTCCCGTCCTCATGGACGCCTTCAACCGGATGGTCAAGAGCTTCAAACAGAGGGGCAAGCCCCTTCTATCCACCAACTTGGGCAAGTGGCTCATAGGGGCGGCCCTTTTTGAAATCTACGCCCTGTCGATGTTCCTGTTGACTATCACCTCAGGCTTCGTCAGAGCGGACTTCGTCATCCCGTTCTTGGCTGCTTCCTTCCTGCTGGTGCCCCTATCGATCCCCGTGCCCTCCGGCAAGGGACGGTTTTCGACGAAGATACTGCTGCGTTTCATTTTCCCGGGACTGTTTATACTGTTCACATTCTTCCTGTGGTATGGTGGCCTGTTCGAGGGAGGTTTCGAGGATGCGATAGGCCTGTTGGGGTCTCTACTCTCCGTGGGTGTCCTCCTGGTCTTCAAGCAGCTTCTCAAGGTCCGGACAGAGGAGGGGACGCGCCTCAACGAGAGTATCGAAGGGCTTAGAATGTTCATAACGGCGGCTGAGAAGCACCGATTGGAGTCGTTGCCCCCCGACGAGACGCCGAAGCTCTTCGAAAAACTGTTGCCTTATGCCTTTTCCCTCGACGTAGCCGAGACATGGGCGAACCGCTTCCAGAACGTCCTTGCTTCCGCAGGGTACGATCCCTCGTGGTACAGTGGCGACCTGAACGCCTTCACTTCGGCTGCGGGTGTGGCTGCGTTCGCCAGTGGCTTCTCGAGCGCCGTCTCCTCGGGGACGCGGCAGTCCGGTAGCGATGGGGGAGGATCCTCAGGAGGCGGCGGGGGTGGTGGAGGCGGAAGCGGATGGTAGTGAAAAGAGCCGTTGCCCTCGGCCTACTGTCGTTATGTTTCTGTTTCGCGTGCAGTGCAGCAACTCATCCGCTGGACGCCGAGCTGGAGAAGTGCAAGCGTGACGGGGAGGACACCTGGAAAACCATCGAGTGCGTGGACGCTGTAAGAGAAAAGTGGAGGGAGGAGCTAGGACGCTCTTGTGACGAGCTGATGGACATGCTGCCGAAGGACGGGCAGCTCCTTCTGCGAAACGGCCAAGATGCCTGGGAGCAGTGGGCGGAGGCCGAATCGAAACTCCTCTCGGCCATCCACATGGCGATATACGATAATCTCGACGGCGGAAAGGTGTGGCTTGTCCACGGCGCCACGGCTA belongs to Synergistaceae bacterium and includes:
- a CDS encoding DUF2207 domain-containing protein, with translation MKRAFSLPIIVIFALSLCLSASPLAAEERITNFEVFAEIGEDASLVVTERISIVAEGKEIKRGIIRSIPTDFTDGEGTRRRAPLELVSALLDGNPVEVQVSRAGERIEFRLGDPEKLLPPGEHVFEISYRTSGQLGFFTEHDELYWNVTGDDWSFVIEQASFRARLPGREYGEGFSSVEFYTGEAGEKGRDARALPDMTVESSKPFVPGTGFTVVFTWPKGIVSPPAEPAPPVELLGRGTVMAIHLGMPILLLAVMFILWWKWGRDPESRPAIPLFTPPEGVEAGFARYVRTMMIDDRSFAAMILGIAVKGALTIQETGFIPGEIPKAQTLPAGAESALKLLSKLAGKSFRLRLDRDRMNDAGLTDEERRITEDLFGATRTEVHLSSADAPVLMDAFNRMVKSFKQRGKPLLSTNLGKWLIGAALFEIYALSMFLLTITSGFVRADFVIPFLAASFLLVPLSIPVPSGKGRFSTKILLRFIFPGLFILFTFFLWYGGLFEGGFEDAIGLLGSLLSVGVLLVFKQLLKVRTEEGTRLNESIEGLRMFITAAEKHRLESLPPDETPKLFEKLLPYAFSLDVAETWANRFQNVLASAGYDPSWYSGDLNAFTSAAGVAAFASGFSSAVSSGTRQSGSDGGGSSGGGGGGGGGSGW